One region of Flavobacterium sp. KACC 22763 genomic DNA includes:
- a CDS encoding M16 family metallopeptidase, translated as MKKYILLGYCSLAFCTLISAQNKSVNFKKIKELGGIEEYLYQPNGMNVLLLQDNASPVATVQIVYRVGSKHEVLGNTGSTHLLEHLMFKGTPTFNKKNGNTITDVLQNTGAQLNATTWYDRTNYFETLPSDKIELAIQIEADRMRNSLLLKEDKEAEMTVVRNEFERGENNPNSLLDKEIWASAYIAHPYHHSTIGWKSDIENAPIEVLRNFYNTYYWPDNATLTIIGDFKKENVFELIEKYFGKITKAPNAMPQPYTQEPQQYGARKITVKKPGELGVVSKAYKIPGALHEDLPALNILAQIIGVGPSAILNKTFVDTRLGIYSYAEATNFKEVGLFTVTVGFPATSKHEDIDAKISEVVAKIQKEGVTQDEVNRVVAKVSAQTILARDGSGVIASALNEAIASGDWTDYITGVDRLKKVTPADILRVAQKYLVEDQSTTGYFIPKQAGAQNQDMAKANNFMPEKGPFYYRHSDEGHIHEESSSAPALVKSTAEELISESSLIEKSASAFKREKVSGIDVVSVKTSAKDFVTVAASISLGNYASETKNDIIPALTASMLSKGTTLNDKFKFSEKLQKLGVSLNVNASTFKINIGFKCLKKDLDQVIALLAEELRNPLFDAKEFENLKQQFIGNTQQDLNDPGERGSIALSQAIYPKGNPNYSLSVEDNIANIKNATLDEVKAFHKKYFGTASMRLVIVGDTDGANLNASLQKSFKNWNGGVAEKLKFEEATKAASKTEVVTIPEKPSAELFIGQFTGLKRADADYIPFYIGNYTLGAGFAGRLMQTVRDNDGLTYNISSGLGGNIETGGYWFVNASFNPNLFQKGLDATMVQVDKWVKNGITAEELANKKTNLIGSFKVGMSTTNGMARTILSFIERGLEPNYIDQYPKDIEKATLQQVNDAIKKYIQLDKMIIVKSGSLAKDGNPLK; from the coding sequence ATGAAAAAATACATCTTACTGGGCTATTGCTCATTAGCTTTCTGTACCCTAATTTCAGCGCAGAACAAATCAGTTAACTTCAAGAAAATAAAAGAATTAGGCGGAATAGAAGAATATTTATACCAGCCAAACGGAATGAATGTTTTGCTTTTGCAAGACAATGCTTCGCCAGTTGCAACGGTTCAGATTGTATATCGTGTTGGCTCTAAACATGAAGTTTTAGGAAACACTGGATCAACACACCTTTTAGAACATTTAATGTTTAAAGGAACGCCAACTTTCAATAAAAAAAATGGAAACACGATTACAGATGTGCTTCAAAATACAGGCGCACAATTGAATGCGACAACTTGGTATGATCGAACCAATTATTTTGAAACATTGCCAAGTGATAAAATAGAACTGGCAATCCAGATTGAAGCCGACAGAATGCGTAATTCTTTATTATTAAAAGAAGATAAAGAAGCAGAAATGACGGTGGTTCGTAACGAATTTGAACGTGGAGAAAACAATCCGAATAGTCTGTTAGATAAAGAAATTTGGGCTTCGGCATATATTGCACATCCTTATCATCATTCGACAATTGGTTGGAAATCGGATATTGAAAATGCTCCAATTGAAGTATTAAGAAATTTCTATAATACTTATTATTGGCCAGATAATGCAACTTTAACCATTATTGGCGATTTCAAAAAAGAAAATGTTTTTGAATTGATCGAAAAGTATTTCGGTAAAATTACAAAAGCGCCAAATGCAATGCCTCAGCCTTATACACAAGAACCTCAACAATATGGCGCGCGTAAAATTACGGTAAAAAAACCTGGTGAATTAGGCGTAGTCAGTAAAGCGTATAAAATTCCAGGAGCTTTGCATGAAGACCTTCCGGCATTGAATATTTTGGCTCAGATTATTGGTGTTGGGCCATCAGCAATTTTAAACAAAACTTTTGTAGATACTCGATTAGGAATTTACTCGTACGCTGAAGCTACAAATTTTAAAGAAGTCGGACTTTTTACAGTTACCGTTGGTTTTCCTGCAACTTCAAAACACGAAGATATCGATGCTAAAATCAGCGAAGTTGTGGCTAAAATTCAAAAAGAAGGTGTTACTCAAGATGAGGTTAATCGTGTTGTAGCAAAAGTAAGTGCGCAGACTATTTTAGCTCGCGATGGTTCTGGAGTGATTGCATCGGCATTAAATGAAGCGATTGCATCTGGTGATTGGACAGATTATATTACAGGAGTTGACAGATTGAAAAAAGTAACTCCAGCAGATATTTTGCGTGTGGCTCAAAAATATTTGGTTGAAGACCAAAGCACAACAGGATATTTTATTCCGAAACAGGCTGGTGCACAAAATCAGGATATGGCAAAAGCTAATAATTTTATGCCTGAGAAAGGTCCGTTTTATTACAGACATTCAGACGAAGGACATATTCATGAAGAGTCTTCATCTGCTCCAGCTTTAGTAAAAAGTACAGCAGAAGAATTAATTTCTGAATCAAGTTTAATTGAAAAATCGGCTTCAGCTTTTAAAAGAGAAAAAGTATCTGGAATTGATGTGGTTTCAGTAAAAACTTCGGCAAAAGATTTTGTAACCGTTGCAGCAAGCATTTCGTTAGGAAATTATGCCAGCGAAACTAAAAATGATATTATTCCGGCGCTAACAGCTTCAATGTTATCAAAAGGAACTACGCTAAATGACAAATTTAAATTTTCAGAAAAACTGCAAAAACTAGGAGTTTCATTAAACGTAAATGCTTCGACTTTCAAAATCAATATCGGATTTAAATGTTTGAAAAAAGACTTAGATCAGGTAATTGCTTTATTGGCTGAAGAACTGAGAAATCCGTTGTTTGATGCCAAAGAATTCGAAAATTTAAAACAGCAGTTTATTGGAAATACACAACAGGATTTGAACGATCCAGGAGAAAGAGGAAGCATTGCTTTATCTCAGGCGATTTATCCAAAGGGGAATCCAAATTATAGTTTAAGTGTTGAAGATAATATTGCGAATATTAAAAACGCAACTTTGGATGAAGTGAAAGCTTTCCACAAAAAATATTTCGGAACAGCTTCAATGAGACTTGTAATTGTGGGAGATACTGATGGCGCAAACTTAAATGCATCATTACAAAAATCATTCAAAAACTGGAATGGGGGCGTTGCAGAAAAACTAAAATTTGAAGAAGCTACAAAAGCTGCATCAAAAACAGAAGTGGTAACCATTCCAGAAAAACCAAGTGCAGAATTATTCATCGGACAGTTTACAGGTTTAAAAAGAGCCGACGCCGATTATATTCCGTTTTACATTGGAAATTACACTTTAGGAGCAGGTTTTGCTGGACGATTAATGCAGACAGTTCGTGATAATGATGGTTTAACATACAACATTTCTTCTGGTTTGGGCGGAAACATCGAAACTGGAGGCTACTGGTTTGTCAACGCTTCTTTCAACCCGAATTTATTTCAAAAAGGACTTGACGCGACAATGGTTCAGGTGGATAAATGGGTGAAAAATGGAATCACAGCCGAAGAATTAGCAAATAAGAAAACCAACTTAATCGGAAGTTTTAAAGTAGGAATGTCAACTACAAACGGAATGGCGAGAACGATTTTAAGTTTTATTGAAAGAGGTTTAGAGCCAAACTATATAGACCAGTATCCAAAAGATATCGAAAAAGCAACTTTACAGCAGGTAAACGATGCCATTAAGAAATACATTCAATTGGATAAAATGATTATCGTCAAATCGGGTTCTCTAGCTAAAGATGGGAATCCGTTGAAGTAG
- a CDS encoding protein-disulfide reductase DsbD family protein, producing MKKIIIIVLLLFSASMFAQMYNPVKWSTSVEKVSDKEYILKAQAKIQSGWHLYGQYIEEGGPSRTAFTFKNPNKNFELIGKTTEEKGHEVVDKIFDMKIKYFEDKALFTQKIKFTSDNISNIEGEVEFMVCDDSNCLPPTSEELTFKIPTEKKLAATEETAIVKEDTTTAKTEEKAVVQTEEKAIKPAVSSPKKAESRGLLTIFILAFLSGFAALLTPCVFPMIPMTVSYFTKQSKTKVAGIRNAMIYGFSIVIIYVLLGSIVTAIFGADSLNALSTNVWFNLIFFILLVVFACSFLGAFEIMLPNALANKVDSQADKGGLIGIFFMALALAIVSFSCTGPIVGTLLVEAASKGGIAPIVGMLGFSIAIALPFSLFAAFPGWLNALPKSGGWLNTVKVVLGFLELALAFKFLSNADLVLQLHWLEREVFLAIWIAVFGMLAFYLFGKITLPHDSPLNHISVGRLGFGLLVLSFTIYLIPGLWGAPLKLISGFPPPMQYSESPNGLGVSSNSELKITGSLPEGAEHGPQNIITFHDYDKGMEYAKKVGKPVLLDFTGYACVNCRKMEELVWSDPKVLGILNNDVVLISLYVDDKKELPESEQYVSETTGKKIKTIGNKWSDLQIKTYKANAQPFYVIVDHNSANLTVPSAYNPNIEEYYGWLQSGIKSFKK from the coding sequence ATGAAAAAAATCATAATAATAGTACTGCTGCTTTTTTCTGCAAGTATGTTTGCCCAAATGTACAATCCGGTAAAATGGTCAACATCGGTAGAGAAAGTATCAGATAAAGAATATATTTTAAAAGCTCAAGCTAAAATACAATCTGGTTGGCATTTGTACGGACAATATATTGAAGAAGGTGGGCCTTCGAGAACAGCTTTTACTTTCAAAAATCCGAATAAAAATTTCGAATTAATCGGAAAAACAACCGAAGAAAAAGGGCATGAAGTAGTTGATAAAATATTTGATATGAAAATTAAATATTTTGAAGATAAAGCGCTTTTCACGCAAAAGATCAAATTTACTTCAGATAACATTTCAAATATTGAAGGCGAAGTCGAATTTATGGTTTGCGATGATAGCAATTGTTTGCCACCAACTTCGGAAGAATTAACATTTAAAATTCCGACTGAAAAGAAACTAGCTGCTACTGAAGAAACAGCAATCGTAAAAGAAGATACTACTACAGCTAAAACAGAAGAAAAAGCAGTTGTTCAGACAGAAGAAAAAGCAATAAAACCAGCTGTTTCTTCACCAAAAAAAGCAGAATCTAGAGGATTGCTGACGATTTTTATTTTAGCTTTTTTATCAGGATTTGCAGCTTTGTTGACGCCTTGCGTTTTTCCAATGATTCCGATGACGGTAAGTTATTTTACCAAACAAAGTAAAACCAAAGTAGCAGGAATTAGAAACGCAATGATTTATGGTTTTTCAATCGTAATTATTTATGTTTTACTAGGTTCGATTGTAACGGCGATTTTTGGCGCCGATTCTTTAAACGCGCTTTCAACCAACGTTTGGTTCAATTTGATTTTCTTTATTTTATTGGTTGTTTTTGCCTGTTCGTTTTTGGGAGCTTTCGAAATTATGCTTCCAAATGCATTAGCAAATAAAGTAGATTCGCAGGCAGATAAAGGAGGATTAATTGGGATTTTCTTTATGGCTTTGGCTTTAGCCATTGTATCATTTTCGTGCACAGGACCAATTGTAGGAACGTTATTGGTTGAAGCGGCCTCAAAAGGGGGAATCGCACCAATTGTTGGAATGTTAGGATTTTCAATTGCGATTGCATTGCCATTTTCATTATTTGCAGCTTTCCCTGGCTGGCTGAATGCTTTGCCAAAATCGGGCGGATGGCTGAATACGGTAAAAGTGGTTTTAGGATTTCTGGAATTGGCTCTGGCTTTCAAATTTTTATCAAATGCCGATTTGGTTTTGCAATTGCATTGGCTGGAAAGAGAAGTTTTCTTAGCGATTTGGATTGCTGTTTTCGGAATGTTGGCTTTTTATTTATTCGGAAAAATTACACTTCCGCACGATTCTCCTTTAAATCATATTTCAGTCGGAAGATTAGGTTTCGGATTGCTGGTTTTAAGTTTCACGATTTATTTGATTCCAGGACTTTGGGGCGCTCCATTAAAATTAATTAGCGGATTTCCTCCTCCAATGCAATACAGCGAATCTCCAAACGGATTGGGAGTTTCAAGCAATTCTGAGTTAAAAATTACAGGTTCGCTGCCAGAAGGAGCAGAGCATGGGCCACAAAACATCATTACTTTTCATGATTACGACAAAGGAATGGAATATGCTAAAAAAGTTGGAAAACCAGTTTTATTAGACTTTACAGGATATGCCTGCGTAAACTGTCGAAAAATGGAAGAATTGGTTTGGTCAGATCCAAAAGTTTTGGGCATTTTAAATAATGATGTGGTTCTGATTTCGCTGTATGTTGATGATAAAAAAGAGCTTCCTGAAAGCGAACAGTATGTTTCTGAAACAACAGGAAAAAAGATTAAAACAATCGGTAACAAATGGAGCGATTTACAGATTAAAACTTACAAGGCAAATGCACAGCCATTTTATGTAATTGTGGATCATAATAGCGCAAACTTGACAGTGCCATCTGCTTATAATCCGAATATTGAGGAGTATTATGGTTGGCTCCAGAGCGGAATTAAAAGTTTTAAGAAATAA
- a CDS encoding bifunctional helix-turn-helix transcriptional regulator/GNAT family N-acetyltransferase: protein MNTTTSKIRSFNRFYTAHLDILSQHYLDSEYSLTEIRILYEISESKTITAQKITEILNLDKGYLSRILKRFLKENLIMKVASAEDKRAFNIKLTNSGNELLSVLNAKSENKIEGKIEKLNSSEKEILVDSMNTVRNLLTENKIAREDISYRHEITPGDIGYIIHLHGAIYGKEYNFSTDFEKYVIKTFYDFLEKYSPENDRIWMAEYNNKIVGCVAIVHQPNEEAQLRWFLLDSAFRGLGIGKKLLTDAVDFCTEKKFKNVFLLTTSLQDKALQMYKMMGFELTKSEKVQEWGKTFYEERYDLKLF from the coding sequence ATGAATACTACAACTTCAAAAATTAGAAGTTTCAACCGATTTTATACAGCACATTTAGACATTTTAAGTCAGCATTATTTAGACAGCGAATATTCTTTAACCGAAATACGAATTCTCTATGAAATCAGCGAAAGCAAAACCATAACGGCTCAAAAAATCACAGAAATTTTAAATCTCGATAAAGGATATTTAAGCCGAATTTTGAAACGTTTTTTAAAAGAAAATTTAATTATGAAAGTAGCTTCAGCAGAAGATAAACGTGCTTTCAACATTAAACTGACAAATTCTGGAAACGAGTTATTGAGCGTTTTGAATGCTAAATCTGAAAACAAGATTGAAGGTAAAATCGAAAAACTAAATTCCTCAGAAAAAGAGATTTTAGTCGATTCGATGAATACCGTAAGAAACCTGCTGACAGAAAATAAAATAGCTCGAGAAGATATCTCGTATCGCCATGAAATTACGCCAGGAGATATCGGATATATTATTCATCTACACGGCGCTATCTACGGAAAAGAATACAATTTTTCGACTGATTTCGAAAAATATGTAATCAAGACTTTTTACGATTTCTTAGAAAAATATTCTCCAGAAAACGACCGAATCTGGATGGCAGAATACAATAATAAAATTGTGGGATGTGTCGCAATTGTGCATCAACCAAACGAAGAAGCTCAGCTAAGATGGTTTCTTCTAGATTCCGCTTTTAGAGGTCTTGGAATTGGTAAAAAACTCTTAACCGATGCCGTTGATTTTTGCACAGAAAAGAAATTTAAAAACGTTTTTCTGCTTACCACAAGTTTACAAGACAAAGCCCTTCAAATGTATAAAATGATGGGATTCGAACTTACAAAATCTGAAAAAGTTCAGGAATGGGGGAAAACGTTTTATGAGGAAAGATATGATTTGAAACTCTTTTAA